In the genome of bacterium, one region contains:
- a CDS encoding nitroreductase family protein: MYNPRTEIKIEKYDQLQTDSARLDFLVLLASLAPSSHNTQPWLFEIRDKTITVKANFDRKLPYSDENNRQLFLSIGAAIQNLLHGSDSLGLKYDAEYNFDFDKNTIFTIYYQSLASSSIDQKAFDNLVNRKTNRLPLEDRRIDQSILDEMAAECLEGIVSTFVSQENQKQSIRDIVSKSVKEAFADKKFTTELSAWVKPSSVKYRDGMPGYTIGVPKLISYLLPFAIRNFNLQNFQAKMHEEWLKNAPVYGVISTVEDNESAWVKAGMSFEKIALKAEGLGLRIGIMGAPIEIGDNYKLVKQALGISTRPQMFFRIGYGPDMPHFSPRIDLDKVIVRV, translated from the coding sequence ATGTACAATCCTCGTACAGAAATAAAAATAGAAAAATACGACCAATTACAAACAGATTCTGCAAGATTGGATTTTTTGGTTCTATTAGCATCTTTAGCACCCTCGAGCCATAATACTCAACCATGGCTTTTTGAGATTCGAGATAAAACAATAACTGTCAAAGCAAACTTCGATCGAAAATTACCTTATTCCGACGAAAATAACCGCCAGCTTTTTCTGAGCATCGGCGCAGCGATCCAGAATTTACTGCACGGATCAGATTCTTTAGGCTTGAAGTATGATGCAGAGTATAATTTCGATTTTGATAAGAACACTATTTTTACAATTTATTATCAATCTCTAGCATCATCTTCAATCGATCAGAAAGCTTTTGATAATCTGGTAAACCGTAAAACTAACCGACTGCCTCTTGAAGACAGACGAATAGACCAATCCATATTGGATGAAATGGCTGCTGAGTGCTTAGAGGGAATAGTTTCAACTTTTGTGAGCCAAGAAAATCAGAAACAGTCCATTAGAGATATTGTTTCTAAATCGGTTAAAGAAGCTTTTGCAGATAAGAAGTTTACTACCGAATTATCAGCTTGGGTAAAGCCAAGTTCTGTTAAGTATCGGGACGGTATGCCTGGCTACACGATCGGCGTGCCAAAATTAATTTCTTACCTATTACCATTTGCAATTAGAAATTTTAACTTGCAAAACTTTCAAGCCAAGATGCACGAAGAGTGGCTTAAGAATGCACCAGTGTATGGTGTTATCAGTACTGTAGAAGATAACGAAAGCGCTTGGGTTAAGGCAGGTATGTCTTTCGAGAAAATAGCTTTAAAAGCGGAGGGTTTAGGTTTAAGAATTGGAATAATGGGCGCACCTATCGAAATAGGAGATAATTATAAATTGGTTAAACAAGCTTTAGGCATCAGTACGAGACCTCAAATGTTTTTTAGAATCGGTTATGGTCCAGATATGCCTCATTTTAGTCCTAGAATAGATTTGGATAAGGTTATAGTTAGGGTATGA
- a CDS encoding sortase, producing the protein MLGKIIKWAVIAVLVAAAIFALLNNEYFFKQLRYYTSQVFVTEQQRENIRRERPVVEEPSQLQIPSLDVVAPIQYVTESNEPVFQAALANGVVHYPGTAEFGAEGNSYIFGHSSDFAFSKGDYKTVFALLPKIQIGAEVSVTNKEGEKYVYRVYDKFVVESNDVKQLEQNTRGKRILTLQTSYPIGTALKRYIVKAELVKD; encoded by the coding sequence ATGCTAGGTAAAATTATAAAATGGGCAGTGATCGCAGTCCTCGTGGCAGCAGCAATCTTCGCGCTCTTAAACAACGAATATTTCTTCAAGCAGCTTCGCTATTACACCAGTCAGGTATTTGTAACAGAACAGCAGCGCGAGAACATTCGCCGCGAGCGACCAGTTGTAGAAGAGCCGAGCCAGCTTCAAATTCCTTCGTTGGATGTAGTTGCACCGATTCAGTATGTGACCGAATCTAACGAACCGGTGTTTCAAGCCGCGCTAGCCAACGGCGTTGTTCATTATCCCGGCACCGCGGAGTTTGGCGCCGAAGGCAATAGCTACATCTTTGGCCACTCGTCCGACTTTGCTTTTAGCAAGGGTGATTACAAAACTGTGTTTGCGTTGCTGCCTAAAATCCAAATCGGCGCCGAAGTGAGCGTTACTAACAAAGAGGGCGAGAAGTACGTCTATAGAGTTTATGATAAGTTCGTAGTAGAAAGCAACGACGTCAAACAGCTCGAGCAAAACACCAGAGGCAAGCGCATCTTGACCCTGCAGACTTCATACCCGATTGGCACGGCCCTCAAAAGATATATTGTGAAGGCTGAATTAGTTAAGGACTAA
- a CDS encoding ThiF family adenylyltransferase, which produces MAKKIIIKDNFDRSSFKPVKLDARKNFEAQIRRLKLPNGVKPDRRPVKVIDQYAIQLEEVFLLRNPKYRFDKDYHGEFKQFAAKNGSGDKYVTSGNWFYYPWLHTVIHFLPDAMHQEVRTGRNRNLITASEQKKFYNSVIGILGMSVGSHVALTIAMTGGARHIKLADLDVLSASNMNRIRTGFVNIEVPKVVAVARQIYEMNPYAKVELFADGLTKENLPKFLKGTAKLDVLVEEMDQPYFKMRARELARPLGIPVIMAADNADSIIVDVERYDQNKKYPILHGILGKMTAQEFSKVHPQDLPRVIAKMAGAEMSTVRMIESVMQVGKTIYSWPQLGNAANLCGSVLTYLARKIILGENVKSGRTDFNLDSAFLPPSKAETKKRDGLIKMMGM; this is translated from the coding sequence ATGGCAAAAAAAATCATAATCAAAGACAATTTCGACCGCAGTTCGTTTAAGCCGGTAAAGCTAGACGCGCGGAAGAACTTCGAAGCGCAAATTCGCCGCCTTAAACTGCCTAACGGAGTAAAGCCAGATCGTCGTCCGGTAAAAGTTATCGACCAGTATGCCATCCAGTTGGAAGAAGTGTTTTTGCTGCGCAACCCTAAGTACAGGTTCGACAAAGACTATCACGGCGAGTTTAAGCAGTTTGCCGCCAAAAACGGCTCGGGCGACAAGTACGTGACTAGCGGCAATTGGTTTTACTATCCTTGGCTCCACACTGTGATTCATTTTTTACCGGACGCTATGCACCAAGAGGTGCGCACCGGCCGCAACCGCAATTTAATTACTGCCAGCGAACAAAAGAAGTTTTACAACTCGGTAATCGGTATTTTAGGCATGAGTGTAGGCAGCCATGTGGCGCTAACCATCGCCATGACGGGCGGCGCTAGGCACATTAAGTTGGCCGATTTAGACGTGCTTTCGGCCTCTAACATGAACCGCATTCGTACCGGGTTTGTAAATATAGAAGTACCCAAGGTTGTAGCAGTAGCTAGGCAGATTTACGAAATGAATCCGTATGCTAAAGTAGAGTTGTTTGCTGATGGCTTAACCAAAGAAAATTTGCCAAAGTTCTTAAAAGGTACCGCAAAGCTGGATGTGTTGGTAGAAGAAATGGATCAGCCGTACTTTAAGATGCGCGCCCGCGAATTAGCTCGTCCACTTGGTATTCCCGTAATTATGGCCGCCGATAACGCCGACAGCATTATCGTAGACGTCGAGCGTTACGACCAAAACAAAAAGTATCCTATTCTGCACGGTATATTAGGCAAGATGACGGCGCAGGAATTTAGCAAAGTGCACCCGCAAGACTTGCCTCGGGTAATTGCCAAGATGGCCGGTGCAGAAATGAGCACAGTGCGCATGATAGAGTCGGTAATGCAGGTAGGGAAGACTATTTATTCTTGGCCGCAACTGGGTAATGCCGCTAACTTGTGCGGCAGCGTGCTTACATATTTAGCGCGCAAGATTATTTTAGGGGAAAACGTAAAGTCGGGCAGAACGGACTTTAACCTAGATAGTGCCTTTTTGCCGCCAAGTAAGGCAGAGACTAAGAAGCGGGATGGTCTGATTAAGATGATGGGGATGTAG
- a CDS encoding HU family DNA-binding protein, which translates to MTKSEILQHLAEKTGKTKKEVVEFMEAMVALAYKETKSSGEFSIPGLGKLKKKHRDARQGRNPATGETIQIPAKTVVKFTVAKAAKDAIL; encoded by the coding sequence ATGACTAAGTCAGAAATCTTGCAGCACCTTGCCGAAAAGACCGGCAAGACCAAAAAAGAAGTAGTAGAATTCATGGAAGCAATGGTCGCCTTGGCTTACAAGGAAACCAAGAGCAGCGGTGAATTTTCTATCCCAGGTTTGGGTAAGCTTAAGAAGAAGCATCGCGATGCTCGCCAGGGCCGCAATCCTGCAACCGGCGAAACCATCCAGATCCCAGCTAAGACTGTAGTGAAGTTTACAGTTGCAAAGGCTGCAAAAGACGCAATTCTTTAA
- a CDS encoding site-specific DNA-methyltransferase, translating to MKKLTKFDTEFLVKTLQDGREIPFDFKYLLFPTTQKEYELVYAGKMRKEDLLANEDGVFPVPLQTEKVFNGNEYESFKDGWKNMIVFGDNLQFLKTIYENKDPLIKDKVKGKVKLIYIDPPFATTDDFLNKEGAKAYNDKKKGAEFVEFLRRRLILAQEILADDGSIFVHLDYKKSHYIKLALDEIFGELHLVNEIIWVYTGPGSPKMKQFNRKHDTIFWYSKSDKWTFNKDQIRVPYKDPNQSFRTAFDDGEGWDEEDLEELRKKGKVPEDWWEFSVAARLRVDGVERTGYPTEKPNKFIERIIKAASVEGDIVMDFFGGSGATAYIAEKLGRKWITCDLGKLSYFTMQKRILQIENSKDLEDQNKKYGKKSKSFVTAQLGIYDLKRALDLEWQKYQEFVSGLFEVEIKKNKIAGFEFEGMKGDFPVKIFDYQTFKNSTINEKYLKDVHAVVGKKASGRVYIIAPANFVDFLSNYHEIDGVKYYFLKIPYHVIKELHKTPFLKLRQPQSKKNVNDLEEAIGFHFIRHPEVKSEIKKDKDRVKILIKSFTSQELESDKSQDEKGMKNFETLSAVFVDKSYNGKAFEMDDAFFADELLPKKANKKEDDDEDIKSELKKIEKKGLEISFKKSELGKQIMVIYTDVYGNDFAEIFTV from the coding sequence ATGAAAAAACTCACTAAATTTGATACAGAATTTTTAGTTAAAACACTACAAGACGGGAGAGAAATTCCATTCGATTTTAAATACTTGCTTTTCCCAACAACTCAAAAAGAGTATGAGTTGGTATATGCTGGGAAGATGCGAAAAGAAGATTTGCTTGCAAATGAGGATGGTGTTTTCCCTGTCCCTCTTCAAACTGAAAAAGTTTTCAATGGCAATGAATACGAATCGTTTAAGGATGGATGGAAAAATATGATCGTGTTCGGTGATAATCTGCAATTCCTTAAAACCATTTACGAAAATAAGGACCCTCTGATAAAAGATAAGGTGAAAGGAAAAGTAAAGCTTATTTATATAGATCCACCTTTTGCGACTACCGATGATTTCTTAAACAAAGAAGGAGCAAAAGCTTACAATGACAAAAAGAAAGGTGCAGAATTTGTTGAGTTTTTGCGACGTAGACTTATTTTAGCACAAGAAATATTGGCAGATGATGGAAGTATATTTGTCCACCTCGATTACAAAAAATCTCATTACATAAAATTGGCACTGGATGAGATATTCGGCGAACTTCATCTTGTGAATGAAATTATTTGGGTATATACAGGCCCAGGATCGCCTAAAATGAAGCAATTTAATAGGAAACACGATACGATTTTTTGGTACTCAAAATCGGATAAATGGACTTTTAACAAAGATCAGATCAGGGTTCCTTACAAAGACCCTAATCAATCATTTCGTACTGCTTTTGATGATGGTGAAGGATGGGATGAGGAAGATTTGGAGGAATTAAGAAAAAAGGGAAAAGTTCCAGAAGATTGGTGGGAGTTTTCAGTCGCCGCTCGTTTGAGAGTAGACGGTGTTGAAAGAACTGGATACCCGACAGAGAAGCCAAATAAGTTTATCGAGAGAATAATCAAAGCGGCTTCAGTTGAAGGCGATATTGTGATGGATTTTTTTGGTGGTTCTGGCGCAACCGCTTATATAGCCGAAAAGTTAGGACGAAAATGGATTACATGTGACCTAGGTAAGCTTTCCTATTTCACAATGCAAAAGCGCATTTTGCAAATTGAAAATTCAAAGGATTTAGAAGATCAAAATAAAAAGTACGGGAAGAAATCAAAAAGTTTTGTTACTGCTCAACTCGGTATCTATGATCTAAAAAGAGCACTTGATTTGGAATGGCAAAAATATCAAGAGTTTGTCTCTGGGCTTTTTGAAGTGGAAATCAAGAAAAACAAAATTGCGGGGTTTGAATTTGAGGGTATGAAAGGCGATTTCCCAGTAAAGATTTTTGATTATCAAACTTTCAAAAACTCTACAATTAACGAAAAATATCTGAAAGATGTACATGCAGTTGTCGGAAAGAAAGCAAGTGGTCGCGTGTATATTATTGCCCCAGCAAACTTTGTTGATTTTCTCTCTAACTACCATGAAATTGACGGGGTAAAATACTACTTCCTCAAGATTCCATATCATGTAATTAAAGAGCTCCACAAAACACCATTCCTAAAATTGCGACAACCGCAAAGTAAAAAGAATGTGAACGATTTGGAAGAAGCGATTGGTTTCCACTTTATTCGACATCCCGAAGTAAAGTCGGAAATAAAGAAAGACAAGGATAGAGTAAAAATCTTAATTAAGAGTTTTACTAGCCAAGAACTTGAATCCGACAAATCACAAGACGAGAAAGGGATGAAAAATTTCGAAACCCTATCTGCTGTCTTTGTTGATAAAAGCTACAATGGAAAAGCATTCGAAATGGATGACGCTTTTTTTGCTGATGAACTTTTGCCAAAGAAAGCAAATAAAAAAGAAGACGATGACGAGGATATAAAATCAGAACTTAAGAAAATAGAGAAGAAGGGTTTAGAAATTTCGTTCAAAAAATCTGAATTGGGAAAGCAAATAATGGTGATTTATACTGATGTTTACGGTAATGACTTTGCTGAAATTTTCACCGTATAA
- a CDS encoding DEAD/DEAH box helicase family protein, producing the protein MQDIKTYKQKDLVLKVNQNYDPTKLDLGAWDSFLDTLCVDREYQKEAIKHAVIFLASGRYVTTEDLVHENYNKNPELQEKYPTLSDYHHHLQLPNKLFANIDLATGTGKSYVIYGVAQIMLGLGLVDKVLVLCPSLTIEDGLLEKFEDLSGNARIKKSIPANALYKNPSIVDANITVKNGSICVENIHAVYETTGSSIKDSFQRQGERVLVLNDESHHIFNKISGNTTEAQGLKRWKEFLLNLDFNFRYILGFTGTAYHDNEYFNDVIYRYSLREAIEDRIVKNIEYVQKDDSSGTDEKFQKIYQNHKENIDKYPKIKPLSILITKDISKAKSLMEDLLDFLEKREGRPRESIEEKVLIVTSHKDHKGNLSKLKTVDHRENPTEWIVSVSMLTEGWDVKNVFQIVPWEDKAFNSKLLIAQVLGRGLRLPEAYTTPQPKIIVFNHDAWSRGIKALVDEVLEIETRIISEIVKNDDRSKYHFDVYNLDYTKEEVEVEHKPNPVVNYSRIEKEGIKLDSQVIQTEKGTSYESITAKDIREKNYVIEYGTWTVQEVVDRIYEEFEIRDWEGRILKLGEEQYTQNNLPPKEKIREIILKSMKNVGIKGDQIIEKNVNKILNTFATLLRKKSKTVVPQLKVNEPVVISTKNIIRESSGVGNFRRGYSLFYTNNWENEIFDDEQRNIMQKLKEDESFPKSADKEQNEFLFKTPVNVVFSNAEPERRFIENLCKKDIAEKIDAWLKSRDRGFYGIEYSWRPSNHQKIGMFNPDFFIKITKDNVDYFVVVEIKADKDDSDENKAKYKYAKEHFERLNNKLEENKIKQKYIFHFLSPEGYSTFFEYLKDGRILKGQEKFRCELENLLEELDDLE; encoded by the coding sequence ATGCAGGATATTAAAACTTACAAACAAAAAGACTTGGTTCTAAAAGTGAATCAAAACTATGATCCGACAAAGTTAGATTTGGGCGCATGGGATTCTTTTTTGGATACCTTGTGTGTAGACAGAGAATACCAAAAGGAAGCAATAAAACACGCGGTTATCTTTCTTGCATCTGGGCGTTATGTTACTACTGAGGATTTAGTACATGAGAATTACAATAAAAATCCCGAACTGCAAGAAAAGTATCCGACCCTTAGCGATTACCATCACCATTTACAGCTACCTAATAAACTTTTTGCAAACATTGATTTAGCGACTGGTACAGGAAAATCGTATGTAATTTATGGTGTGGCACAAATCATGCTTGGGTTAGGCTTGGTAGATAAAGTTTTGGTACTCTGCCCATCTTTGACGATTGAAGACGGACTGTTGGAGAAGTTTGAGGATTTGAGTGGGAATGCACGAATCAAAAAATCGATACCAGCGAATGCTCTTTATAAAAACCCAAGCATTGTTGATGCAAATATCACTGTCAAAAACGGAAGTATTTGTGTTGAAAATATCCATGCAGTTTATGAAACAACTGGGTCATCGATTAAGGATAGTTTCCAAAGACAAGGCGAGCGCGTTTTAGTGCTTAATGATGAATCTCACCATATTTTTAATAAAATATCTGGCAATACAACAGAAGCGCAAGGTTTGAAGCGGTGGAAGGAGTTTTTATTAAATCTAGATTTCAACTTTCGTTACATTCTTGGTTTTACTGGTACAGCGTATCATGACAACGAGTACTTTAACGATGTTATTTATCGCTATTCTTTGCGCGAAGCCATTGAAGATAGAATAGTAAAGAATATTGAATATGTACAAAAAGATGACAGTTCGGGGACTGATGAAAAGTTCCAAAAAATATATCAAAACCACAAGGAGAATATTGATAAGTACCCAAAAATCAAACCTCTTTCAATTTTGATCACTAAAGATATTTCCAAGGCAAAAAGTTTAATGGAAGATTTGCTTGATTTCCTTGAAAAGAGAGAGGGGCGACCTCGTGAAAGTATTGAAGAAAAAGTTTTGATTGTTACTTCTCATAAGGATCATAAAGGCAATTTATCAAAATTGAAAACAGTTGATCATAGAGAAAATCCGACTGAATGGATTGTTTCTGTCTCGATGCTTACAGAAGGTTGGGATGTTAAAAACGTTTTTCAAATCGTTCCATGGGAAGATAAGGCGTTTAATTCTAAACTTCTTATCGCACAAGTATTGGGGCGCGGTTTGCGTTTACCAGAGGCATATACAACTCCTCAACCAAAAATCATTGTTTTTAACCATGACGCATGGAGCAGAGGTATAAAAGCTCTTGTTGATGAAGTGTTGGAAATCGAAACTCGAATAATCAGTGAGATTGTTAAGAATGATGACCGATCAAAATATCATTTTGATGTTTACAATCTTGATTACACCAAAGAAGAAGTGGAAGTAGAACACAAACCCAATCCAGTTGTTAATTATTCTCGTATTGAAAAAGAAGGTATCAAATTGGATTCTCAAGTGATACAAACAGAAAAAGGCACCTCTTATGAATCAATAACTGCGAAAGATATTCGGGAGAAGAATTATGTTATTGAATACGGAACTTGGACTGTTCAAGAAGTGGTGGACAGAATCTATGAGGAATTTGAGATTAGAGATTGGGAAGGAAGAATATTGAAACTCGGGGAAGAGCAGTACACACAAAATAACCTCCCACCGAAAGAAAAAATCCGAGAGATCATTCTCAAATCCATGAAAAACGTTGGTATTAAGGGTGATCAAATCATCGAAAAAAATGTCAATAAGATTCTCAATACCTTTGCTACACTTCTGCGAAAAAAGAGCAAGACAGTTGTGCCACAATTAAAAGTAAATGAACCCGTTGTTATTTCTACAAAAAATATCATCCGCGAAAGTTCTGGTGTTGGTAATTTTAGGCGTGGATATTCATTATTCTACACAAACAACTGGGAGAATGAGATCTTTGACGATGAACAACGAAACATAATGCAGAAGCTCAAAGAAGATGAGAGTTTCCCCAAGAGTGCCGACAAGGAACAAAATGAGTTTTTGTTTAAGACCCCCGTCAATGTTGTTTTTTCTAACGCAGAACCAGAACGAAGATTCATCGAGAACCTTTGCAAAAAGGATATTGCGGAGAAAATTGATGCGTGGTTAAAATCTCGGGATCGTGGATTTTATGGCATTGAGTATTCATGGAGACCATCAAATCACCAAAAGATTGGGATGTTTAATCCTGACTTCTTTATCAAGATCACAAAAGATAATGTAGATTATTTTGTTGTTGTTGAGATAAAAGCGGACAAAGACGACAGCGATGAAAACAAGGCAAAATACAAATATGCGAAAGAACATTTTGAGAGGTTGAACAATAAATTAGAGGAAAATAAAATTAAACAAAAATACATTTTTCATTTCTTGAGTCCAGAAGGATATTCTACATTTTTTGAGTATTTGAAGGATGGGAGAATATTAAAAGGCCAAGAAAAATTTAGGTGTGAATTAGAAAATTTATTAGAAGAATTGGATGATCTTGAATAG
- a CDS encoding aromatic amino acid lyase, with amino-acid sequence MVSIPTSANQEDYVSFATTAARKCRDIINMAFEILVVELAAAAQAVELRSPLKAGKGNAETYEYVRSKVPFYADDALIYKEIEKLKKDLIQN; translated from the coding sequence ATAGTTTCTATCCCTACTTCTGCTAACCAGGAAGACTACGTAAGCTTCGCGACGACCGCTGCTCGAAAATGCAGAGACATTATAAACATGGCATTTGAAATTTTGGTAGTCGAGTTAGCGGCAGCTGCCCAGGCTGTTGAATTGCGAAGTCCATTAAAGGCTGGTAAAGGCAATGCTGAAACTTATGAATATGTGAGATCAAAGGTTCCTTTCTATGCTGACGACGCTTTGATATACAAAGAGATTGAAAAACTAAAAAAGGATTTAATTCAGAATTAA
- a CDS encoding response regulator, producing the protein MESTSSETKKKIVIVEDDVAMREIVAHKLVTSGYDVKEAEDGQQGIDAIIADKPNLVLLDLMLPEVDGFKVLETIRKHSDPVVAKTPVIILSNLWSNKDILKTKALNVQAYLVKAYFTTEEILKKVQEVMANPNKSAELSVSNQAGAPAINQ; encoded by the coding sequence ATGGAATCTACTTCATCAGAAACAAAGAAAAAAATTGTCATTGTCGAGGATGATGTCGCGATGCGCGAAATCGTCGCTCACAAGCTGGTAACCAGTGGCTACGACGTAAAAGAAGCAGAAGATGGCCAGCAAGGAATCGACGCCATAATCGCCGATAAGCCCAATTTGGTCCTGTTGGACCTAATGCTTCCAGAAGTAGATGGCTTCAAAGTTTTAGAAACTATCCGCAAGCATTCCGATCCTGTGGTAGCCAAAACCCCGGTCATCATTCTCAGTAACCTCTGGAGCAATAAAGACATCCTCAAGACTAAGGCACTCAATGTGCAAGCTTATCTTGTGAAGGCCTACTTTACCACAGAAGAAATTCTTAAAAAAGTACAAGAGGTGATGGCTAATCCCAATAAATCGGCCGAACTTTCGGTTAGCAACCAAGCCGGCGCTCCGGCCATTAATCAGTAA
- a CDS encoding amino acid dehydrogenase, with the protein MSVNIEILEEFDNHKLVSFAVDKKTKLEAYIALHRGSLTSPSFGATRIARYANKEDALRDALRLSRLMSYKAAMAGLDYGGGKGVILLPAGVNKADREKIIASYTEAVNYFAGHFVTGADVGVTNSDLKIMHANSEFIVGVRSNPVLYTAQGLFKAIEFCVQARFGNKDLKKRSFAIQGVGKIGEALLHILYKKAGRIVITDVDSVRLKEIKKKYPKVEVVSPTAIYKADVDVFSPCALSNSLTSQTITKLKAPIICGGANNQLQDRSVGELLHSLGIMYAPDYVVNSGGLISVVDEYEHKQFNSARVKTRLNNIVVILKEIFSRSQTMNRATNIIADEMAEEIFNGR; encoded by the coding sequence ATGAGCGTAAATATCGAGATTTTAGAAGAGTTTGATAATCATAAGCTGGTATCTTTCGCTGTCGACAAAAAAACCAAATTAGAAGCTTATATCGCCTTGCACCGGGGCAGCTTAACTAGCCCTAGCTTTGGCGCGACCCGTATTGCCAGATATGCCAATAAAGAGGACGCCTTGCGCGACGCCTTGCGCTTATCTCGCTTGATGTCTTATAAAGCCGCTATGGCCGGCTTGGACTACGGCGGCGGCAAGGGTGTAATTTTGCTACCGGCCGGTGTAAATAAAGCCGATAGGGAGAAGATCATTGCTTCCTATACCGAAGCTGTTAATTATTTTGCTGGCCACTTTGTAACTGGAGCCGATGTAGGCGTAACCAATTCCGACTTAAAGATCATGCACGCCAATAGCGAGTTCATTGTCGGAGTACGCAGCAATCCGGTGCTGTACACCGCCCAAGGCTTGTTTAAGGCTATTGAGTTTTGCGTGCAAGCCCGCTTTGGCAACAAAGATTTAAAGAAGCGCTCGTTTGCTATTCAGGGCGTGGGCAAGATCGGCGAAGCCTTGCTGCATATTTTGTATAAAAAAGCCGGCCGCATTGTTATTACGGATGTAGATAGCGTTCGTTTAAAAGAGATAAAAAAGAAGTACCCAAAGGTCGAAGTCGTTTCGCCGACCGCTATTTATAAAGCGGATGTAGATGTATTCTCTCCCTGCGCATTGAGTAACTCTTTGACTTCGCAGACTATTACCAAGCTTAAGGCGCCGATTATTTGCGGCGGCGCCAACAACCAGCTGCAGGACCGTTCTGTGGGCGAATTGCTGCACTCGTTGGGCATTATGTATGCGCCGGATTACGTGGTTAATTCGGGCGGCTTAATTTCTGTAGTGGATGAGTACGAGCATAAGCAGTTTAACAGCGCCCGCGTTAAGACCCGCTTAAACAACATTGTCGTGATCCTTAAAGAGATTTTTAGCCGCAGCCAGACTATGAACCGCGCCACCAATATTATTGCCGACGAAATGGCAGAAGAAATCTTTAACGGCCGCTAG